The following coding sequences are from one candidate division KSB1 bacterium window:
- a CDS encoding DUF350 domain-containing protein: METFFDVSWLHVGAFGLEAFLLLVIGNRLYDLTTKFDDEKLITGDAKNFAVALRTVYLTAYALGLSGPLLGSTDELMYGLPLVDMGWMAVDAGLIFVALMISGFVSSRVLLRGINNDEHVEKGNLAVAALEAGNYLAVGLILKEAFTFNGDMSYIDAAVFFVCGQVTLIVFFWIYEAITSFQVKEEIKDGNTSAGIVAGAMLLALGIVIAGAISGPFVDLTTDLLLIAKASTQGIVMLLAIRLLSSKFILRTTNIKHEIVTDQNHAAALKHAFALVAMAIVTRAIIF, encoded by the coding sequence ATGGAAACTTTTTTTGATGTAAGTTGGCTTCACGTCGGGGCATTTGGTTTAGAAGCCTTTTTGTTGCTGGTGATCGGCAATCGTCTTTATGATCTGACGACCAAATTTGATGATGAAAAACTCATCACGGGTGACGCGAAAAACTTTGCAGTAGCTTTGCGGACGGTCTATCTGACCGCTTACGCCCTGGGGTTATCAGGCCCACTTCTGGGCTCCACAGATGAGCTGATGTATGGGTTACCCCTGGTCGATATGGGTTGGATGGCGGTCGATGCTGGTTTGATTTTTGTGGCTTTGATGATATCCGGTTTTGTCAGCAGCCGTGTTCTGCTACGGGGCATAAACAATGATGAGCATGTCGAGAAAGGCAATTTAGCGGTTGCTGCATTGGAGGCCGGAAACTACCTGGCCGTCGGACTCATTCTCAAAGAAGCTTTTACCTTTAACGGCGATATGAGTTATATCGACGCGGCCGTCTTCTTTGTTTGCGGTCAAGTGACACTCATTGTTTTCTTCTGGATTTACGAGGCGATTACCTCTTTTCAAGTCAAAGAGGAGATCAAAGATGGCAATACCTCTGCGGGCATAGTGGCCGGGGCGATGCTGCTTGCGCTTGGCATTGTTATCGCAGGTGCCATCAGTGGCCCATTTGTCGACTTGACCACCGACCTTCTGCTTATCGCGAAAGCTTCGACTCAAGGAATTGTCATGCTGTTGGCCATTAGGCTTCTTTCGAGTAAATTTATCCTGAGAACAACCAATATTAAGCATGAAATTGTCACTGACCAAAATCACGCAGCAGCCTTAAAGCACGCGTTTGCTTTGGTCGCTATGGCCATCGTCACCAGAGCCATCATTTTTTGA